The following coding sequences lie in one Mercenaria mercenaria strain notata chromosome 5, MADL_Memer_1, whole genome shotgun sequence genomic window:
- the LOC128556954 gene encoding interferon-induced very large GTPase 1-like, producing the protein MPKLIQENRTAWDKLGDLKSMKNPNPEDIERQKECIKKTEKQIQEASFNTDLFFREIGYLYETIIILNKDSGTLGLPAEEDIIHVCASLFIEGNSLELIDGEGFYMPERWIRRVFKKVSDIIGTQNVFTLSVLGLQSSGKSTLLNTMFGSQFPTSSGICTKGIQMHLLPLQRNHRFQFILILDTEGLRSPELSDGKYDIDNQLATVITGIGDTTVLNIMRENSSFVSDILQVVVHAFLCLKLADSNIDIRKSCSFIHHNVTSVTAQDKMRPAIFHLMSTLVSVTKEAAEMEGISDISEFNQIIQINMSSQVWFLPNLWQGFTPMSRINSEYSGQVADIKCKLIEQATYDTRKAYGSLNGVISQTRDLWKGILSEDFVFCFRNSLEIRAYNLLENKVLHWSSEMQCFLQEKCVETSQKEFAKCGNQKKLNDAAIKVNTILLDLLLSKKIDIAQQMEAFFNKNDFGETVRQWKNITKHEFDKTCNEILSSCEKETERFRAKKSFEIFQTTNSFEHEDKLHKKSMKLAKSLHDPSIRPDEIDRQIEMIWHEFIKEIRGKDQVPMVYFFRQRLYELFRNEQSLLELIKQKIL; encoded by the coding sequence atgccaAAATTGATACAAGAGAATAGGACTGCTTGGGATAAGTTGGGCGACTTAAAAAGCATGAAAAATCCAAATCCGGAGGATATAGAACGTCAAAAAGAATGCATTAAAAAGACAGAAAAGCAAATACAAGAGGCTTCATTTAATACGGATTTGTTTTTCCGAGAAATAGGATACCTTTATGAaactataattattttaaataaagatagTGGAACCTTAGGGCTACCCGCCGAAGAAGATATTATACACGTTTGTGCATCTCTTTTTATTGAAGGGAATAGTCTTGAATTGATTGACGGCGAAGGTTTTTATATGCCTGAACGATGGATAAGAAGAGTGTTTAAAAAAGTATCAGATATAATCGGAACGCAAAACGTTTTTACATTGTCAGTTTTAGGCCTTCAGAGCTCTGGAAAATCTACATTATTAAATACGATGTTTGGCTCCCAGTTTCCTACCAGTTCTGGTATATGCACAAAAGGTATACAAATGCATTTGTTACCTTTACAAAGAAATCACAGATTCCAGTTTATATTAATCTTGGACACCGAGGGCTTACGGTCCCCTGAACTCAGTGACGGAAAATATGATATTGACAATCAGTTGGCCACTGTTATTACCGGGATAGGCGATACAACTGTTTTGAATATAATGAGGGAAAATTCTAGCTTTGTAAGCGACATACTACAGGTTGTAGTTCATGCTTTTCTATGTCTCAAATTGGCTGATTCGAATATTGATATAAGAAAAAGTTGTTCTTTTATCCACCACAACGTTACAAGTGTAACGGCTCAGGATAAAATGAGGCCCGCTATTTTTCACCTCATGAGTACACTTGTTAGCGTCACGAAAGAAGCTGCTGAAATGGAAGGTATTTCAGATATTTCTGAGTTTAATCAAATAATACAAATTAATATGTCATCGCAAGTTTGGTTCCTGCCTAATCTCTGGCAGGGTTTTACACCTATGTCAAGAATTAATTCTGAATATAGTGGGCAAGTTGCAGATATCAAATGTAAACTGATCGAACAGGCAACTTATGATACGAGAAAAGCTTATGGGTCGCTTAATGGTGTAATATCTCAAACAAGAGACTTGTGGAAAGGGATTTTATCAGAAGACTTTGTTTTTTGCTTCAGAAACAGTCTTGAAATTCGAGCATATAATTTGCTTGAGAACAAAGTTTTGCACTGGTCTTCAGAAATGCAATGTTTTCTCCAGGAAAAGTGTGTCGAAACATCACAGAAAGAGTTCGCAAAATGCGGGAACCAGAAAAAATTGAATGATGCAGCAATCAAAGTAAACACAATATTACTCGATCTACTTCTAAGTAAAAAAATTGACATTGCGCAACAAATGGaggcatttttcaataaaaatgattttggaGAGACAGTAAGGCAATGGAAAAACATAACCAAACACGAATTTGATAAGACATGTAATGAAATACTTTCAAGCTGCGAGAAGGAAACAGAAAGATTTCGGGcaaagaaaagttttgaaatttttcaaacaacCAATAGCTTTGAACACGAAGATAAACTTCATAAAAAATCAATGAAGCTTGCCAAAAGTTTGCATGATCCGTCTATTCGCCCTGACGAAATAGACAGACAAATTGAAATGATATGGCACgagtttataaaagaaataagagGCAAGGATCAGGTCCCAATGGTTTATTTCTTTAGACAACGACTGTATGAACTTTTCAGGAATGAACAGTCGTTACTTGAGttgataaaacagaaaattttatgA